One region of Ardenticatena maritima genomic DNA includes:
- the npdG gene encoding NADPH-dependent F420 reductase, which translates to MSMPTIAIIGGTGAEGSGLAMRWVAAGYTVIIGSRSAEKAHTRAEELRAALGERARGTLRGLPNTEAAAAGDIVVLTVPYSAHKSTLEGIREQVQGKIVVDCTVPLQPPHVTRVFIPEGGSAAQQAQALLGENVRVVAAFQNVSAHKLQDLDADVNCDVLVCGDDPDARETVIQLAHAAGMVGLHAGPLQNAVVVEGLTPILIGINKRYKSKGAGIRITNIPRPDEA; encoded by the coding sequence ATGTCAATGCCAACGATTGCCATCATTGGCGGCACCGGCGCCGAAGGATCGGGGCTTGCCATGCGCTGGGTTGCCGCCGGCTACACCGTCATCATCGGTTCGCGCTCGGCTGAAAAAGCCCACACCCGCGCCGAAGAACTGCGCGCCGCCCTCGGCGAGCGCGCCCGCGGCACATTGCGCGGCTTGCCCAACACCGAAGCCGCCGCCGCCGGCGATATCGTGGTGCTCACCGTCCCGTACAGCGCCCACAAGTCCACCCTCGAAGGCATTCGCGAGCAGGTGCAGGGCAAAATCGTGGTGGATTGCACCGTCCCCCTGCAACCGCCCCACGTCACGCGCGTCTTCATCCCCGAAGGCGGCTCCGCCGCGCAGCAAGCGCAAGCCCTGCTGGGGGAAAACGTGCGCGTGGTCGCCGCCTTCCAAAACGTCTCAGCGCACAAACTCCAAGACCTCGACGCCGACGTCAACTGTGACGTGCTGGTCTGCGGCGACGACCCCGACGCCCGCGAAACCGTCATCCAACTGGCGCACGCCGCCGGCATGGTCGGGCTGCATGCGGGACCGCTCCAAAACGCCGTCGTTGTCGAAGGGCTGACGCCCATCCTCATCGGCATCAACAAGCGCTACAAATCCAAAGGCGCGGGCATCCGCATCACCAACATCCCGCGCCCCGACGAGGCATAA
- the cofE gene encoding coenzyme F420-0:L-glutamate ligase: MPAHITITALDGFPLVQPGDDLPALILDALAANSLTLQDGDVLVVAHKVVSKAEGRLIRLADVVPSPEADALARETGKDPRFLELVLRESREIVRTRPGLVIAEHRHGWICANAAIDRSNVQQGDDGDDYVLLLPKDPDASARMIRQRLQEATGATIAVIINDTHGRPFRIGAMGVAIGVAGLAPVSDLRGEKDLFGYTMQTSEIATADELAAAASLLQGQTAQGRPVVLIRGAHYQPDEQATARQLVRPRELDLFR, translated from the coding sequence ATGCCCGCGCACATCACCATCACCGCCCTGGACGGCTTCCCACTGGTGCAACCGGGCGACGACTTGCCCGCCCTCATCCTGGACGCGCTCGCCGCCAACAGCCTCACCCTGCAAGACGGCGACGTGCTTGTGGTGGCGCACAAGGTGGTCTCCAAAGCCGAAGGGCGGCTCATCCGCCTGGCGGACGTTGTACCATCGCCCGAAGCCGACGCGCTGGCGCGTGAAACCGGCAAAGACCCCCGCTTTCTGGAACTGGTTTTGCGCGAATCGCGCGAGATTGTGCGCACACGCCCCGGCCTGGTGATTGCCGAGCATCGCCACGGCTGGATTTGCGCCAACGCCGCGATTGACCGGAGCAACGTCCAGCAGGGCGACGACGGCGACGACTACGTGCTTCTGCTTCCCAAAGACCCCGACGCTTCCGCCCGCATGATTCGCCAACGCCTGCAAGAAGCCACCGGCGCAACCATCGCCGTCATCATCAACGACACCCACGGGCGACCCTTCCGCATCGGGGCAATGGGCGTCGCGATCGGCGTCGCCGGGCTGGCACCGGTAAGCGACCTGCGCGGCGAAAAAGACCTCTTCGGCTACACCATGCAGACCAGCGAAATCGCCACCGCCGACGAACTGGCGGCGGCCGCCAGCCTGTTGCAAGGGCAAACCGCACAAGGGCGCCCGGTAGTGCTCATCCGCGGGGCACACTACCAACCAGACGAACAGGCCACCGCCCGCCAACTGGTGCGCCCCCGCGAACTCGACCTGTTCCGCTAA
- a CDS encoding nitroreductase family protein, translating to MNEDRLNTFEALACSRRSIRRYRDEPVPRALIERLLAIAGRAPSAHNRQPWRWAVITGDMRRRLADAMAVPFRRDLLADGVPVDEAERIVARSRARISTAPVLILACLTMEDMDTYPDEHRRRNEWLMAAQSVALACQNLLLAAHAAGLGACWLCAPLFCPQTVRDTLHLPETWEPQALITLGWPANTGRDRPRHPVSTLTRWYDEA from the coding sequence ATGAACGAAGACCGTCTGAACACGTTTGAAGCGCTGGCCTGCTCACGGCGCAGTATTCGCCGTTATCGCGACGAACCCGTCCCGCGCGCCCTCATCGAACGCTTGCTCGCCATCGCCGGGCGCGCGCCTTCCGCCCATAACCGCCAACCCTGGCGCTGGGCGGTCATCACCGGCGACATGCGCCGTCGCCTCGCCGACGCCATGGCGGTTCCCTTCCGCCGCGATTTGCTCGCCGACGGGGTGCCCGTGGATGAAGCCGAGCGCATCGTCGCCCGTTCGCGCGCCCGCATCAGCACCGCACCGGTGCTCATCCTCGCCTGCCTGACCATGGAAGACATGGACACCTACCCCGACGAACACCGCCGGCGCAATGAGTGGCTCATGGCGGCGCAAAGCGTCGCGCTTGCCTGCCAGAACCTGCTGCTTGCCGCACACGCCGCGGGGCTGGGGGCGTGCTGGCTCTGCGCGCCGCTCTTCTGCCCCCAAACCGTGCGCGACACTCTGCATCTGCCGGAAACGTGGGAACCCCAAGCCCTCATCACGCTGGGGTGGCCGGCAAACACCGGTCGCGACCGACCGCGCCACCCTGTCAGCACTTTGACACGCTGGTACGATGAGGCGTAG
- the cofD gene encoding 2-phospho-L-lactate transferase, which translates to MSTETCHIVALAGGVGGAKLADGLYHHCGERLTIIGNVADDLELWGLRICPDLDTVMYTLAGVANPTTGWGVKDDTFAMLDMLAAYGESPWFKLGDKDTATHILRSHWLRQGMRLTEITQRLTGALGIEATLLPVTDDDVRTIVHTDEGVLDFQTYFVARRCEPVLQSIMFRGIERATLTPEVKSALKEADIVIICPSNPFVSIDPILAVENLRARLWAQAVPIVAVSPIIGGEAVKGPAAKMFRELEQEPSALAVAHHYAGLVSHFVLDERDADQRDAIEALGMHVIVTDTLMQTREDRQRLAQQILERMEYV; encoded by the coding sequence ATGAGCACGGAGACCTGCCACATTGTCGCGCTTGCCGGTGGCGTCGGCGGCGCAAAACTCGCCGACGGGTTGTATCACCACTGTGGTGAGCGTCTCACCATCATTGGCAACGTCGCCGACGACCTCGAACTCTGGGGCTTGCGCATCTGCCCCGACCTGGACACTGTCATGTACACGCTGGCGGGCGTCGCCAACCCCACCACGGGCTGGGGCGTCAAAGATGACACGTTCGCCATGCTGGACATGCTCGCCGCCTATGGAGAATCGCCCTGGTTCAAACTGGGCGACAAAGACACCGCCACGCACATCTTGCGCTCGCATTGGTTGCGTCAAGGCATGCGGTTGACCGAAATCACCCAACGGCTCACGGGCGCCCTGGGTATCGAAGCCACCCTTCTGCCGGTGACCGACGACGACGTGCGTACCATCGTCCATACCGACGAAGGGGTTTTGGATTTTCAAACGTACTTTGTGGCGCGGCGGTGCGAACCGGTGCTGCAAAGCATCATGTTCCGCGGTATCGAACGCGCCACCCTCACGCCCGAAGTCAAAAGCGCGCTGAAAGAAGCCGACATCGTCATCATCTGCCCATCCAACCCCTTCGTCAGCATTGACCCCATTCTGGCGGTGGAAAACCTGCGCGCACGTCTCTGGGCGCAAGCCGTTCCCATCGTGGCGGTTTCTCCCATCATTGGCGGCGAAGCGGTGAAAGGTCCCGCCGCCAAAATGTTCCGCGAACTGGAGCAAGAACCCTCGGCGCTCGCCGTGGCGCACCACTACGCCGGCTTGGTGAGCCATTTCGTGCTGGATGAACGCGACGCCGACCAGCGCGACGCCATCGAAGCGCTGGGCATGCATGTCATCGTCACCGACACGCTCATGCAAACACGCGAAGACCGCCAGCGCCTGGCGCAACAGATTTTGGAGCGCATGGAGTATGTCTGA
- the cofC gene encoding 2-phospho-L-lactate guanylyltransferase yields the protein MSDLWVIVPAKRAALAKSRLADVLDERRRARLVSRLLHHVLATVQLAAPSAGIAGGIVVSREAQWLALARRYGFLPLVESAHGLNAAVQQGVHAAIRRGAGAVLILPLDLPRLTPSDVVACARAGRHAPAVVIAPDHANLGTNALLIRPPALIRPMFEGASALRHLQQAAQRGVRARLVRRPGLMHDLDTPADWRNIAHLFAHL from the coding sequence ATGTCTGACCTCTGGGTGATTGTGCCCGCCAAGCGAGCCGCGCTCGCCAAATCGCGGCTCGCCGACGTGCTGGACGAACGCCGCCGCGCGCGCCTTGTCAGCCGCTTGCTGCACCACGTGCTGGCAACCGTCCAGCTTGCCGCGCCGTCGGCGGGCATTGCCGGCGGCATCGTCGTCAGCCGCGAAGCCCAATGGCTGGCGCTCGCACGCCGCTACGGCTTTCTGCCGCTGGTTGAATCCGCCCACGGGCTGAACGCCGCCGTCCAACAAGGGGTGCACGCCGCCATCCGCCGCGGCGCCGGGGCGGTGCTCATCCTGCCGCTCGACCTGCCGCGCCTCACGCCATCCGACGTGGTGGCGTGCGCCCGCGCCGGGCGGCATGCGCCGGCGGTCGTCATCGCCCCCGACCACGCCAACCTGGGCACGAACGCCCTGCTCATTCGCCCCCCCGCGCTCATTCGCCCCATGTTTGAAGGCGCGAGCGCCCTGCGCCATCTGCAACAGGCCGCACAGCGGGGCGTGCGCGCGCGTCTGGTGCGCCGCCCCGGTCTCATGCACGATTTGGACACCCCCGCCGACTGGCGCAACATTGCACACCTTTTCGCGCATCTCTGA
- a CDS encoding OsmC family protein: protein MPTRTASAEWQGTLKDGRGTLKLPAAGYEGPFTYASRFEQGEGTNPEELIGAAHAGCFSMFLSALLTKAGYTPNSIRTSATVHLTDGPTISLIELDCEADVPGLSEEEFQTFAAQAKEGCPVSKALAGPDIRLTARLVS from the coding sequence ATGCCCACACGAACCGCTTCTGCCGAATGGCAAGGTACGCTCAAAGATGGTCGCGGCACGCTGAAACTGCCCGCCGCCGGGTATGAAGGACCGTTCACCTACGCCTCGCGCTTTGAGCAAGGCGAAGGCACCAACCCCGAGGAACTGATTGGCGCGGCACACGCCGGCTGTTTCTCCATGTTCCTGTCGGCGTTGCTCACCAAAGCCGGCTACACGCCCAACAGCATTCGCACCAGCGCCACCGTCCACCTGACGGATGGTCCGACCATCAGCCTTATCGAACTGGATTGCGAAGCCGACGTACCCGGACTGAGTGAGGAAGAATTCCAGACCTTTGCGGCGCAAGCCAAAGAAGGTTGCCCCGTCTCCAAAGCATTGGCGGGGCCTGACATTCGGCTGACGGCGCGGCTGGTCTCATAA
- a CDS encoding ABC transporter permease, with amino-acid sequence MELALLVNILAAGVRSGTPMLFATIGEIFAERSGVLNLGVEGMMLMGAMSAFGVAHATGNPWLGVLVAIAMGGLLALLHAFVVITLRADQVVSGLALTFLGTGLSAVLGAPLVEVRQAPRLPAWDVPLLADIPLLGPIFFQHNVIVYLGFVLVPLAWFYMYRTRPGLELRAVGEYPAAADVMGVNVYRLRYAYTVLGGMLAGLAGAALSLAITPLWVDGMTAGQGWIAVGLVIFAGWDPVRAAVGSYLFGAIKRLPLDLQSFAFFLRNPATGYFANMLPYLFTIAVLVISAREAARRRLGAPAALGVPYVREERT; translated from the coding sequence ATGGAACTGGCATTGCTGGTGAACATTCTGGCGGCTGGTGTGCGTTCGGGCACGCCGATGCTCTTTGCCACGATTGGCGAAATTTTCGCCGAGCGCTCCGGCGTGCTCAACCTGGGCGTGGAAGGCATGATGCTCATGGGCGCGATGAGCGCTTTTGGAGTGGCGCACGCCACGGGCAACCCGTGGTTGGGGGTGCTGGTGGCGATTGCCATGGGGGGCTTGCTGGCGTTGTTGCATGCGTTCGTGGTCATCACCTTGCGCGCCGACCAGGTGGTGAGCGGCCTGGCGCTCACGTTTCTGGGGACGGGGCTGAGCGCGGTGCTGGGTGCGCCGCTAGTGGAAGTGCGCCAAGCGCCGCGGTTGCCCGCGTGGGATGTGCCGCTGTTGGCGGACATTCCGCTGCTGGGGCCGATTTTCTTCCAGCACAACGTGATTGTGTACCTGGGGTTTGTGCTGGTGCCGCTGGCGTGGTTCTACATGTACCGCACGCGCCCTGGGCTGGAATTGCGCGCGGTGGGCGAATACCCCGCGGCGGCGGACGTGATGGGGGTGAACGTCTACCGCCTGCGCTACGCCTACACCGTGCTGGGCGGCATGCTCGCCGGTCTGGCGGGGGCGGCGCTCAGCCTGGCGATTACGCCCCTGTGGGTGGATGGCATGACCGCCGGGCAAGGGTGGATTGCGGTCGGGCTGGTGATTTTCGCCGGCTGGGACCCCGTGCGTGCGGCGGTGGGGTCGTATCTGTTCGGCGCAATCAAGCGCCTGCCGCTCGATTTGCAGAGTTTCGCCTTCTTTTTGCGCAATCCGGCAACGGGCTATTTCGCCAACATGCTGCCGTATCTGTTCACGATTGCGGTTTTGGTCATCAGCGCCCGCGAGGCGGCGCGGCGGCGTTTGGGCGCGCCGGCGGCGCTGGGCGTGCCCTATGTGCGTGAAGAGCGCACATAG
- a CDS encoding ABC transporter permease — MPRIRIERRIEQPAWLTWASPIILIGAALLVGALLLQMAGANPWLVYRRMAETAFGSRYGWSDTTIKATPLILAGLGVSAAFRMGLWNIGAEGQLFLGAFFASGVALHWLPPDTPQPLMLAAMGVAGFVGGALWAALPGLLKAWLNVNEIITTLMLNYVAIFWNNYFIYGPWSQRGFGLTPQFPKSAWLPRLTDYAAAVPAFRGLTAHLGIVLALVLALILWVVWRQSKWGFEVSIIGDNPRAARYAGMHIRRNILLVMLLSGGLAGLAGFSEVAGVVHRLQERFSPGYGFTAIIIAWLARLHPLAIVLVAYLFGGLLVGAAEIQPAGIAQMLQGVILFVVVGGDMLLRYTIRIEQE; from the coding sequence ATGCCACGCATTCGGATCGAACGACGCATTGAACAACCGGCTTGGCTGACGTGGGCGTCGCCCATCATTCTGATAGGGGCGGCGTTGTTGGTGGGGGCTTTGCTCTTGCAGATGGCGGGGGCAAACCCCTGGTTGGTCTATCGGCGTATGGCGGAAACAGCGTTCGGGAGCCGCTACGGCTGGTCGGATACGACAATCAAAGCCACGCCGCTCATTCTGGCGGGGTTGGGCGTCTCGGCGGCGTTCCGCATGGGGTTGTGGAACATTGGCGCCGAGGGGCAACTCTTTTTGGGGGCGTTTTTTGCCAGCGGCGTCGCGCTCCACTGGCTTCCACCGGACACGCCTCAGCCGCTCATGCTGGCGGCGATGGGGGTGGCGGGCTTTGTGGGGGGCGCGTTGTGGGCGGCGCTGCCCGGTTTGCTCAAAGCCTGGCTCAACGTCAACGAAATCATCACAACGCTGATGCTCAACTACGTGGCGATTTTCTGGAACAACTACTTCATCTACGGACCGTGGAGCCAGCGCGGTTTTGGACTGACGCCGCAGTTCCCCAAAAGCGCCTGGCTGCCCCGCCTGACCGACTATGCCGCCGCCGTGCCCGCGTTTCGTGGGCTGACCGCGCATTTGGGGATTGTGCTGGCGCTGGTGCTGGCGCTCATCCTGTGGGTGGTGTGGCGGCAAAGCAAATGGGGCTTTGAAGTGAGCATTATCGGCGACAACCCGCGCGCCGCCCGCTATGCCGGCATGCACATTCGCCGCAACATTCTGCTGGTGATGCTGTTGAGCGGTGGGCTGGCTGGGCTGGCGGGATTCAGCGAAGTGGCGGGGGTGGTTCACCGTTTGCAAGAACGCTTCTCGCCCGGCTACGGCTTCACCGCCATCATCATCGCGTGGTTGGCGCGGTTGCACCCGCTGGCGATTGTGCTGGTGGCGTACCTGTTCGGCGGCTTGCTGGTCGGGGCGGCCGAAATCCAGCCGGCGGGGATTGCGCAGATGTTGCAGGGCGTCATCCTCTTTGTGGTGGTGGGTGGCGATATGCTCTTGCGCTACACGATTCGGATTGAGCAGGAGTGA
- a CDS encoding ABC transporter ATP-binding protein, whose protein sequence is MSRPEHVHPTEPNERPLAVDMRGIVKRFPGVIANDHVDFQVRWGEIHALLGENGAGKSTLMSILSGLYQPDEGEIWIDGRRVVFHSPRDAIAAGIGMVHQHFMLVESHTVAENVMLGLREAGFILHPERIESEVRRIGEQYGLPVDPSARVWQLSVGEQQRVEIIKMLYRGAKILILDEPTAVLTPQEVEQLFQTLRRMVARGETIIFISHKLDEVLSIADRITVLRDGKNVATVNAADVTKNELARLMVGRDILFQVQKTPATPGEPRLVLRDVVARNDRGLIALDHVSLTVHAGEIVGIAGVAGNGQTELAEVIYGMRLVEAGTIEIGGRDVTNAHPLVTIEAGVAYVPEDRRGMGSAPNHSVAENLALKAYRRPPIGRGVFIDRARMRAMARELVARFQIATPSVETPVRKLSGGNLQKVILAREISGHPQVIIAAYPSRGLDIGATETVHRILLEARNQGTAILLISEDLDEIFSLADTIAVLYEGRVMGVMPADQADLETVGLLMAGEQPPNA, encoded by the coding sequence ATGAGCAGACCTGAACACGTACACCCAACCGAACCGAACGAGCGCCCGCTTGCCGTGGATATGCGCGGCATTGTCAAGCGCTTCCCCGGTGTGATAGCCAACGACCATGTGGATTTTCAGGTGCGTTGGGGTGAAATTCACGCCCTGCTGGGAGAAAACGGCGCGGGCAAGTCCACCTTGATGAGCATTCTATCGGGCTTGTACCAGCCCGATGAAGGCGAGATTTGGATTGACGGTCGGCGCGTGGTCTTCCATTCACCGCGCGATGCGATTGCGGCGGGCATTGGCATGGTCCATCAGCACTTCATGCTGGTTGAATCGCACACCGTCGCCGAAAATGTGATGCTGGGCTTGCGCGAAGCGGGGTTCATTCTGCACCCGGAGCGCATTGAAAGCGAAGTGCGCCGCATTGGCGAGCAGTACGGCTTGCCGGTAGACCCCTCGGCGCGTGTCTGGCAACTTTCTGTGGGGGAACAACAGCGCGTCGAAATCATCAAGATGCTCTATCGCGGCGCCAAAATTCTCATTCTGGACGAACCCACGGCGGTGTTGACGCCGCAGGAAGTGGAGCAACTCTTCCAGACGTTGCGCCGGATGGTCGCGCGCGGGGAAACCATCATTTTCATCAGCCACAAACTGGATGAAGTGCTCTCAATCGCCGACCGCATTACCGTGTTGCGGGACGGCAAGAACGTGGCGACCGTCAACGCCGCCGACGTGACCAAGAACGAACTGGCGCGGCTGATGGTGGGGCGTGATATCCTCTTCCAGGTGCAGAAAACGCCCGCCACCCCCGGCGAACCGCGCCTGGTGTTGCGCGATGTGGTGGCGCGCAACGACCGCGGCCTCATCGCGCTGGACCACGTGTCGCTGACGGTGCACGCGGGCGAGATTGTGGGCATTGCGGGCGTGGCGGGGAATGGGCAAACCGAACTCGCCGAAGTCATCTACGGCATGCGCCTCGTCGAAGCCGGCACGATTGAGATCGGCGGGCGTGATGTGACGAATGCGCACCCGCTGGTGACGATTGAAGCCGGCGTGGCGTATGTCCCCGAAGACCGGCGTGGGATGGGGAGCGCCCCCAACCACAGCGTCGCCGAAAACCTGGCGTTGAAAGCCTATCGCCGCCCGCCGATTGGGCGCGGCGTCTTCATTGACCGCGCGCGTATGCGGGCGATGGCGCGTGAATTGGTGGCGCGCTTCCAGATTGCCACGCCGTCGGTCGAAACCCCCGTGCGCAAGTTGAGCGGCGGCAATTTGCAAAAAGTCATCCTCGCGCGTGAGATTTCGGGACACCCGCAGGTGATTATCGCCGCCTACCCGTCGCGCGGGCTGGATATCGGCGCGACCGAGACCGTCCACCGCATTTTGCTGGAAGCCCGCAATCAGGGGACGGCCATCCTGCTCATTTCCGAAGACCTGGACGAGATTTTCTCGCTGGCGGATACCATCGCCGTGTTGTACGAAGGGCGGGTGATGGGTGTCATGCCCGCCGACCAAGCCGACTTGGAGACGGTTGGCTTGTTGATGGCGGGCGAACAACCGCCCAACGCTTGA
- a CDS encoding RNA 2'-phosphotransferase, which translates to MPNRNAQRRNLSKFLSLVLRHRPEVLGRSLDPAGWVDVEALIQAAQAHGRRFTRDMLEEVVATSPKRRFEFSADGRRIRATYGHSIPVELGLEPVAPPARLFHGTVRPRLNAILRTGLLPQQRTHVHLSDDVATARRVGARHGRDVVVLAVDAARMAADGWRFYHPAPTIWLTERVPPDYLQLVDDDEQT; encoded by the coding sequence ATGCCGAACAGAAACGCGCAACGCCGAAACCTGAGCAAGTTTCTTAGCCTGGTGCTTCGGCATCGTCCGGAGGTGCTGGGGCGCTCCCTGGACCCCGCGGGCTGGGTGGATGTGGAGGCGCTGATACAGGCGGCGCAAGCGCACGGGCGCAGGTTCACGCGCGACATGCTGGAAGAGGTCGTGGCAACGTCGCCCAAGCGTCGCTTTGAGTTCAGCGCCGATGGGCGGCGCATTCGCGCAACGTATGGGCACTCCATCCCTGTGGAACTGGGGTTGGAACCGGTTGCGCCGCCTGCGCGGCTCTTTCATGGCACGGTGCGCCCACGGCTGAACGCCATTTTGCGCACGGGGTTGTTGCCTCAACAGCGCACCCACGTGCACCTTTCGGACGATGTGGCGACGGCGCGGCGCGTCGGGGCGCGGCATGGGCGCGATGTGGTGGTCCTGGCGGTGGATGCCGCCCGTATGGCGGCGGATGGCTGGCGCTTCTATCATCCAGCCCCCACCATTTGGCTGACTGAGCGTGTTCCGCCTGACTATTTGCAATTGGTGGATGACGATGAGCAGACCTGA
- a CDS encoding BMP family ABC transporter substrate-binding protein — translation MRRKSVLIPLFLLLALLALAACGGGGTEEAAETGGETTTEEQAQQPSGEETGGIQIPEPVEGKFNVAFVYVGPIGDGGWTYAHNEGRLYIEEALGDAVHTAYLESVPEGADAERVIRQLARKGFNAIFTTSFGYMDATEAVAEEFPDVYFVHVSGFKKNDTNFANLFGAMEDMKYLAGMIAGARAKADGSNRVGYVAPFPIAEVIRLGNAIALGMRETCPECVLDVRWIFTWFDPDKEREAAESMLDAGASVIITGADTPGPVQAAGARGLWGIAYDSRNACDAAPEHCLTVPYWNWGPVYADFVKQMMEGTWKPDDYYFDADSGIVGLYGFMEGQTPQPGVPEDVIPLVRETLDKMLKGEMTRFDIFTGPIYDNKGNLVVPEGVTLTQEDLEGLDAATIEANGLDREPCTICMNWLAEGFVPDAEIPGGGE, via the coding sequence ATGCGACGCAAATCCGTACTGATTCCATTATTCCTGCTGTTGGCGCTGTTGGCGCTGGCGGCGTGTGGCGGTGGCGGTACCGAAGAAGCCGCCGAAACAGGTGGGGAAACCACCACCGAAGAACAAGCCCAACAACCCTCTGGTGAGGAAACGGGCGGCATTCAAATCCCCGAACCGGTGGAAGGCAAATTCAACGTGGCGTTCGTCTATGTGGGTCCCATCGGTGATGGTGGGTGGACGTATGCCCACAACGAAGGGCGGCTCTACATTGAAGAAGCGTTGGGCGATGCGGTACACACGGCGTATCTGGAAAGCGTGCCCGAAGGGGCGGACGCGGAGCGTGTCATTCGCCAGTTGGCGCGCAAAGGCTTCAACGCCATCTTCACCACCTCGTTTGGCTATATGGACGCCACCGAAGCCGTTGCCGAAGAGTTTCCTGATGTCTATTTCGTGCACGTTTCGGGCTTCAAGAAGAACGACACGAACTTTGCCAACCTTTTTGGCGCGATGGAAGACATGAAGTATCTGGCGGGCATGATTGCCGGTGCGCGCGCCAAAGCCGACGGCTCGAACCGTGTGGGCTATGTTGCGCCGTTCCCCATCGCCGAGGTGATTCGCCTGGGCAACGCCATTGCGTTGGGCATGCGCGAAACATGCCCCGAATGTGTGCTCGATGTGCGCTGGATTTTCACCTGGTTCGACCCCGACAAAGAGCGTGAAGCCGCCGAATCAATGCTCGATGCGGGCGCGTCGGTGATTATCACCGGCGCGGATACGCCCGGCCCTGTGCAGGCGGCGGGCGCGCGTGGGTTGTGGGGCATTGCCTACGACAGCCGCAACGCGTGCGATGCCGCACCCGAACACTGCCTCACCGTCCCCTATTGGAACTGGGGTCCCGTCTATGCCGATTTCGTCAAGCAGATGATGGAGGGCACTTGGAAGCCCGACGACTACTACTTTGACGCGGACAGCGGCATTGTGGGGCTCTATGGCTTCATGGAAGGGCAAACGCCGCAGCCGGGCGTGCCCGAAGACGTGATTCCGCTGGTGCGTGAAACGCTGGATAAGATGCTGAAGGGCGAAATGACCCGCTTCGACATTTTCACGGGTCCCATCTACGACAACAAGGGCAACCTCGTCGTGCCTGAAGGGGTGACCTTGACGCAAGAAGACCTTGAAGGGCTGGACGCCGCCACAATCGAAGCCAACGGCTTGGACCGCGAGCCGTGCACCATCTGCATGAACTGGCTCGCCGAAGGCTTTGTGCCCGATGCGGAAATTCCGGGCGGCGGCGAATAA